The Canis aureus isolate CA01 chromosome 9, VMU_Caureus_v.1.0, whole genome shotgun sequence genome has a segment encoding these proteins:
- the ATXN3 gene encoding ataxin-3 isoform X5, protein MPSVARGRAHLFSQTINMLIWQEGSLCAQHCLNNLLQGEYFSPVELSSIAHQLDEEERMRMAEGGVTSEDYRTFLQQPSGNMDDSGFFSIQVISNALKVWGLELILFNSPEYQRLRIDPINERSFICNYKEHWFTVRKLGKQWFNLNSLLTGPELISDTYLALFLAQLQQEGYSIFVVKGDLPDCEADQLLQMIRVQQMQRPKLIGEELAQLKEQRVQKTDLERVLEANDGSGMLDEDEEDLQRALALSRQEIDMEDEEADLRRAIQLSMQGSSRSISQDTPQTSGIHLTSEELRKRREAYFENHNSEVYEGKF, encoded by the exons CAAGAAGGCTCACTTTGTGCTCAACATTGCTTGAATAATCTATTGCAAGGAGAATATTTTAGCCCTGTGGAATTATCTTCAATTGCACATCAGCTAGATGAAGAAGAGAGGATGAGAATGGCAGAAGGAGGAGTTACAAGTGAAGACTATCGCACATTTTTACAG CAGCCTTCTGGAAATATGGATGACAGTGGTTTTTTCTCTATTCAG gttaTAAGCAATGCCTTGAAAGTTTGGGGTTTAGAACTAATTCTCTTCAACAGTCCGGAGTATCAGAGGCTCAGGATCGATCCCAT aaatgaAAGATCATTTATATGCAATTACAAAGAACACTGGTTTACAGTTAGAAAATTAGGGAAACAG TGGTTCAACTTGAATTCTCTCTTGACGGGTCCAGAATTAATATCAGACACATACCTTGCACTTTTCCTAGCTCAATTACAACAGGAAG GTTATTCTATATTTGTTGTTAAGGGTGATCTGCCAGATTGTGAAGCTGACCAACTTCTACAGATGATCAGGGTCCAACAGATGCAGAGACCAAAACTTATTGGAGAAGAATTAGCACAACTAAAAGAACAGAG AGTCCAGAAAACAGATCTGGAACGAGTCTTAGAAGCAAACGATGGATCAGGCATGTTAGATGAAGATGAGGAAGATTTGCAGAGAGCTCTGGCACTAAGTCGCCAAGAAATTGACATGGAAGATGAAGAAGCAGATCTCCGCAGGGCTATTCAGCTCAGTATGCAAG ggAGTTCCAGAAGTATATCTCAAGATACTCCACAGACATCAGGTATACATCTTACTTCAGAAGAGCTACGGAAGAGAAGAGAAGCCTACTTTGAAAA
- the ATXN3 gene encoding ataxin-3 isoform X7: MESIFHEKQEGSLCAQHCLNNLLQGEYFSPVELSSIAHQLDEEERMRMAEGGVTSEDYRTFLQQPSGNMDDSGFFSIQVISNALKVWGLELILFNSPEYQRLRIDPINERSFICNYKEHWFTVRKLGKQWFNLNSLLTGPELISDTYLALFLAQLQQEGYSIFVVKGDLPDCEADQLLQMIRVQQMQRPKLIGEELAQLKEQRVQKTDLERVLEANDGSGMLDEDEEDLQRALALSRQEIDMEDEEADLRRAIQLSMQGSSRSISQDTPQTSGIHLTSEELRKRREAYFENHNSEVYEGKF; encoded by the exons CAAGAAGGCTCACTTTGTGCTCAACATTGCTTGAATAATCTATTGCAAGGAGAATATTTTAGCCCTGTGGAATTATCTTCAATTGCACATCAGCTAGATGAAGAAGAGAGGATGAGAATGGCAGAAGGAGGAGTTACAAGTGAAGACTATCGCACATTTTTACAG CAGCCTTCTGGAAATATGGATGACAGTGGTTTTTTCTCTATTCAG gttaTAAGCAATGCCTTGAAAGTTTGGGGTTTAGAACTAATTCTCTTCAACAGTCCGGAGTATCAGAGGCTCAGGATCGATCCCAT aaatgaAAGATCATTTATATGCAATTACAAAGAACACTGGTTTACAGTTAGAAAATTAGGGAAACAG TGGTTCAACTTGAATTCTCTCTTGACGGGTCCAGAATTAATATCAGACACATACCTTGCACTTTTCCTAGCTCAATTACAACAGGAAG GTTATTCTATATTTGTTGTTAAGGGTGATCTGCCAGATTGTGAAGCTGACCAACTTCTACAGATGATCAGGGTCCAACAGATGCAGAGACCAAAACTTATTGGAGAAGAATTAGCACAACTAAAAGAACAGAG AGTCCAGAAAACAGATCTGGAACGAGTCTTAGAAGCAAACGATGGATCAGGCATGTTAGATGAAGATGAGGAAGATTTGCAGAGAGCTCTGGCACTAAGTCGCCAAGAAATTGACATGGAAGATGAAGAAGCAGATCTCCGCAGGGCTATTCAGCTCAGTATGCAAG ggAGTTCCAGAAGTATATCTCAAGATACTCCACAGACATCAGGTATACATCTTACTTCAGAAGAGCTACGGAAGAGAAGAGAAGCCTACTTTGAAAA